The following proteins are co-located in the Mus caroli chromosome 7, CAROLI_EIJ_v1.1, whole genome shotgun sequence genome:
- the LOC110299507 gene encoding mas-related G-protein coupled receptor member B8, with the protein MYSSFPDWNVEFREQNESYFMESSSCGMSLAMSLLSIIIVIIGLTGNIIVLRILGFRMHRNAFSVYIFNLAGANFLFLCTHIVIILENLIRHFHFINIHMTLFSGNVTILAYLAGVSMITAISVEYWLSVLWPNWYHAQRPKHTSTVICTLLWAVSLLLSLWNWIICEVLDYIYNWDMCWKLALIIVVWLLVLFVVLSRSNQALLFRVFCGSEQTPVTRLLVTIVLTALVVLICGFGIGICVFYWMKEENPIMPCNYFYETILLLSAVNSCANPIICLLVGSIKHCQFQCGTLRLILQRAIQNTPEEEDEEVEEVVEQEGGEEDEEDEESTTL; encoded by the coding sequence ATGTATTCAAGCTTCCCAGACTGGAATGTTGAATTTAGAGAACAGAATGAAAGCTACTTCATGGAATCTTCATCTTGTGGCATGTCCCTTGCCATGAGTTTGCTTTCCATTATCATTGTCATCATTGGACTGACAGGAAATATCATTGTGCTGCGGATTCTGGGCTTCCGAATGCACAGGAATGCCTTCTCTGTCTACATCTTCAACCTGGCTGGGGcaaacttcctcttcctctgcactCACATTGTAATTATCCTGGAAAATCTCATTAGGCATTTTCACTTCATCAACATTCACATGACATTGTTTTCTGGCAATGTGACCATACTTGCATACCTTGCAGGTGTGAGCATGATCACAGCCATTAGTGTGGAGTACTGGTTGTCTGTCCTTTGGCCTAATTGGTATCATGCGCAACGCCCAAAACACACATCAACTGTCATTTGTACTCTGCTCTGGGCTGTGTCCCTTCTGCTGAGCCTTTGGAATTGGATAATTTGTGAAGTGCTGGATTATATTTATAACTGGGATATGTGTTGGAAACTTGCTCTCATCATAGTTGTATGGTTACTTGTTTTATTTGTGGTTCTTTCTAGATCCAATCAAGCCCTGCTGTTCAGGGTTTTCTGCGGTTCAGAGCAGACACCTGTGACCAGGCTGCTTGTGACCATTGTGCTTACAGCACTGGTCGTCTTGATCTGTGGCTTTGGGATTGGCATATGCGTCTTTTACTGGATGAAAGAAGAGAATCCAATTATgccttgtaattatttttatgagacaATTCTCCTCCTATCCGCTGTTAACAGCTGTGCCAACCCTATCATTTGCTTACTTGTTGGCTCAATTAAGCACTGCCAATTCCAGTGTGGGACTCTCAGGCTGATTCTGCAGAGAGCCATTCAAAACACCcctgaggaagaagatgaagaagttgAAGAAGTTGTAGAACAAGAAGGaggtgaagaagatgaagaagatgaagaaagtaCTACACTCTAG